One segment of Rhipicephalus sanguineus isolate Rsan-2018 chromosome 6, BIME_Rsan_1.4, whole genome shotgun sequence DNA contains the following:
- the LOC119397851 gene encoding speckle-type POZ protein B — MTNQKFVKLAYLWTISNFSLCQQRTGQALLSSAFSGGNNEPVTWRVKLFPRGSDEYYEQFVSVFLVSCNTRCVSARVRFSIIDAQEQVAIRKCTETRTFMSKGDGWGFGILVARLALKQNSSNLLPNDMLTLKCEVVALESSTTSAPRRSSEMALPALPECRLSDDLAWLLESGSSADVTLTVGSETFHAHKNILAARSPVFRDMFKHTTTEDDNVVIADVEPDVFANILQFVYTGSVPEPIEKPDSLLRAADRYHLDRLKAMCELTLISRLSAETASDTLILSHQHDADTLRSRTLNFVYSHIDDVAETSGWSTICKSHVELLEQLLMTFINMRGEPPSKRSRTL; from the coding sequence ATGACTAACCAGAAATTTGTCAAGTTAGCGTACCTGTGGACGATCTCGAATTTCAGTTTGTGCCAGCAGCGTACCGGTCAAGCTTTGCTCAGTTCAGCCTTTTCCGGCGGCAATAACGAGCCTGTGACGTGGCGCGTCAAGCTGTTCCCGAGGGGGTCAGACGAATATTACGAGCAGTTCGTGTCCGTCTTTCTCGTCTCGTGCAACACGAGGTGCGTCTCCGCTAGGGTGCGGTTCTCAATCATCGACGCCCAAGAACAGGTGGCCATCCGAAAGTGCACGGAGACGCGCACCTTTATGAGCAAGGGCGATGGCTGGGGATTCGGCATTTTGGTAGCCAGGCTGGCACTGAAGCAGAATAGCAGCAACCTCTTGCCCAATGACATGCTGACCTTGAAGTGCGAAGTGGTAGCCTTGGAGAGTAGCACCACTAGTGCGCCCAGAAGGAGCAGCGAAATGGCGCTTCCCGCGCTTCCCGAGTGCCGGCTCTCCGACGACCTGGCATGGCTCCTGGAAAGCGGCAGCAGCGCCGACGTTACGCTGACGGTCGGAAGCGAGACGTTCCATGCTCACAAGAACATCCTGGCTGCCCGGTCACCGGTGTTTCGGGACATGTTCAAGCACACGACGACGGAGGATGACAACGTGGTCATCGCGGACGTCGAGCCTGACGTGTTCGCCAATATCCTGCAGTTCGTCTACACGGGTAGCGTACCGGAACCTATCGAAAAGCCGGACTCTCTTCTGAGGGCCGCCGACAGGTATCACCTGGATCGACTCAAGGCGATGTGCGAGCTTACTCTAATTTCTCGCTTGAGTGCCGAGACGGCCTCTGACACGCTCATCCTGTCCCACCAGCACGACGCCGATACCTTGCGCAGTCGTACCCTAAACTTCGTGTACTCGCACATCGATGACGTGGCCGAAACGTCGGGCTGGTCGACCATCTGCAAGAGCCACGTCGAGCTGCTGGAACAGCTTTTGATGACATTCATCAACATGCGCGGTGAGCCGCCGTCGAAGAGGAGTAGGACCTTGTGA
- the LOC119397259 gene encoding GRIP and coiled-coil domain-containing protein 1-like: protein MTTQLDTAEEFRGIIGKEKGRLQRYETRIEERVRARKSQRLQPAFYAIHKRSIQENNDAQVQVQRRLIEETTSMDTNMAKRRLKLREEQTAREREHTDHAIMLKELQRLLFEGRTFHENFEDNLEKVMREAAQAHVSMEYESKIQNLTQELDEVRKRLLVSEEKLKLISPLLIKMHQLVEEQRHAELETEKKQPGHCVTCLHQQTVGSRTQLGSLTNRPKDDWLCTQDCAAIQQIQERPSLLTREDATSSSSARIGPKTTELSSQQIKPEREDIAGPFWQQARAAETVEAACAESPMYLLAHIRELAGEDVLSLYAKWREKLRHVKD from the coding sequence ATGACCACCCAACTCGACACTGCAGAAGAATTCCGTGGAATCATCGGCAAGGAAAAAGGAAGACTCCAGCGATATGAGACCCGAATCGAAGAGCGTGTTCGAGCACGCAAAAGTCAGAGGCTGCAGCCTGCATTCTATGCTATCCACAAGCGAAGCATCCAGGAGAACAATGATGCACAAGTTCAAGTTCAGAGACGCTTGATCGAGGAGACCACTTCGATGGATACCAATATGGCCAAGCGGCGATTGAAGTTGCGTGAGGAACAGACTGCTCGTGAGCGGGAGCACACGGACCATGCAATCATGCTGAAGGAGCTTCAACGCCTGCTTTTTGAGGGGCGAACTTTTCATGAGAACTTTGAAGATAATCTGGAGAAAGTCATGAGGGAAGCTGCTCAGGCACACGTGTCGATGGAGTACGAGTCCAAAATACAGAACTTGACTCAGGAGCTGGATGAGGTGCGCAAGCGGCTGCTTGTGTCGGAGGAGAAGCTCAAACTGATTTCCCCCCTGCTGATCAAGATGCACCAGTTGGTCGAGGAACAACGCCATGCTGAATTagagacagaaaagaaacagcCAGGACATTGTGTGACGTGTCTGCATCAGCAGACTGTTGGAAGTCGGACACAATTGGGTAGCCTGACGAATCGCCCGAAGGATGATTGGTTGTGCACGCAAGACTGTGCTGCCATCCAGCAAATTCAAGAGCGTCCCTCACTGCTCACACGAGAAGACGCAACCTCATCAAGTTCTGCAAGAATCGGACCCAAGACTACAGAATTGTCTTCCCAGCAAATAAAACCTGAACGTGAGGACATCGCTGGACCGTTTTGGCAACAGGCGCGTGCTGCTGAAACCGTCGAAGCAGCATGTGCTGAGAGCCCTATGTACCTGCTCGCCCACATCCGCGAGCTGGCAGGAGAGGACGTCCTCAGTCTCTACGCCAAATGGCGAGAGAAGCTTCGGCATGTGAAGGATTAG
- the LOC119397260 gene encoding speckle-type POZ protein produces the protein MDVGDDTDVPVKLQSFERVVDDRVEECSCTTSQNVVTLSYLWTISNFSLCQQRTGQALVSSAFSGGNNKPVTWRLKLFPRGSDEDYEHFVSIFLVSCNTRRVSAKARFSIIDANGEEAVRKRTETLIFLSKGDSWGLGKFVGRRVLKQNSSNLLPNDTLTLKCEVVALESSTTSAPRRSSQMASPAQQECRLSDDLAWLLESGSNADVTLMVGSKTFHAHKNILAAMSPVFRDMFEHMTTEDDNVVIDDVEPDVFANLLQFVYTEGVPEPMEKPDCLLRAADRYKLDRLKATCELTLISRLSAETAADTLILSHQHDADTLRCRALDFVCSHMDEVVETPGWATICKSHIELLEQLLMTLINERGEPSLKRSRSS, from the coding sequence ATGGATGTGGGTGATGACACTGACGTTCCGGTAAAGTTGCAGTCTTTCGAAAGGGTCGTCGACGACCGCGTCGAAGAGTGCTCTTGTACTACTAGCCAGAATGTGGTCACCTTATCGTACCTGTGGACGATCTCAAATTTCAGTTTGTGCCAGCAGCGTACCGGTCAAGCCTTGGTCAGTTCAGCCTTTTCCGGTGGCAATAACAAGCCTGTGACGTGGCGCCTCAAGCTGTTCCCGAGAGGATCGGACGAAGATTACGAGCACTTCGTGTCCATCTTTCTCGTCTCTTGCAACACCAGGCGCGTCTCCGCAAAAGCGAGGTTCTCGATCATCGACGCCAATGGAGAGGAGGCCGTCCGAAAGCGCACGGAGACGCTCATCTTTCTGAGCAAGGGCGACAGCTGGGGATTGGGGAAATTCGTCGGCAGGCGAGTACTGAAGCAGAATAGCAGCAACCTCTTGCCCAATGACACGCTGACCTTGAAGTGCGAAGTGGTAGCCTTGGAGAGTAGTACCACGAGTGCGCCCAGAAGGAGCAGCCAAATGGCGTCCCCAGCTCAACAGGAATGCCGGCTCTCCGACGACCTGGCATGGCTCCTGGAAAGCGGCAGCAACGCCGACGTTACGCTGATGGTGGGAAGCAAGACGTTCCATGCTCACAAGAACATACTGGCTGCCATGTCGCCGGTATTTCGGGACATGTTCGAGCACATGACGACGGAGGATGACAACGTCGTCATAGATGACGTCGAGCCTGACGTGTTCGCCAATCTCTTGCAGTTCGTGTACACGGAAGGCGTACCGGAACCGATGGAAAAGCCAGACTGTCTTCTAAGGGCCGCCGACAGGTATAAACTGGATCGGCTCAAGGCGACGTGCGAGCTCACTCTAATTTCTCGCTTGAGCGCCGAGACGGCCGCTGACACGCTCATCCTGTCCCACCAGCACGACGCCGACACGCTGCGCTGTCGCGCCCTAGACTTCGTGTGCTCGCACATGGACGAAGTAGTCGAGACGCCAGGCTGGGCGACCATCTGCAAGAGCCACATCGAGCTGCTGGAACAGCTTTTGATGACACTCATCAACGAGCGCGGTGAGCCGTCGTTGAAGAGGAGCAGGAGTTCGTAA